One genomic segment of Natrononativus amylolyticus includes these proteins:
- a CDS encoding translation initiation factor IF-5A has product MAKQQQEVRDLQEGSYVMIDDAACKINAYSTAKPGKHGSAKARVEAKGVFDGKKRSLSQPVDAKIWVPIIDRKQGQVVSVDGNDMQVMDLETYETITMRIPEDADVSPDDNIEYLEMDDQRKIV; this is encoded by the coding sequence ATGGCGAAACAGCAGCAAGAAGTTCGCGACCTCCAGGAAGGAAGCTACGTGATGATCGACGACGCCGCCTGCAAGATCAACGCCTACTCGACGGCGAAGCCCGGCAAGCACGGCAGCGCGAAGGCCCGCGTCGAGGCCAAGGGCGTCTTCGACGGCAAGAAGCGCTCGCTCAGCCAGCCCGTCGACGCGAAGATCTGGGTTCCGATCATCGATCGCAAACAGGGCCAGGTCGTCTCCGTCGACGGCAACGACATGCAGGTGATGGACCTCGAGACGTACGAGACCATCACGATGCGTATCCCCGAGGACGCGGACGTCTCCCCGGACGACAACATCGAGTACCTCGAGATGGACGACCAGCGAAAGATCGTCTGA
- a CDS encoding FxLYD domain-containing protein, with protein sequence MQRRRVLSAAGTGLVLGVAGCLDGGPTSGEGDADDETEPDNESEFDDEPGDDVADDADDVANDDGADDAETDDSDDASDDEAENDGNGDDEGTGDGDEPDASDDAASDDESDDAASDDESDDTSDGEEADDGADDAGDDEGADDGETYTLTVTIVDSTSEVPLEGTVDVAGETRETDSDGQATFGLESGSYTVTASSEVYQDSIVDVDLEGDESITMALLPAEAELEITDHELSQETVSGEEAYVVRGTVANTGTVDSEDVVIEVVLYDADGTRLHERYSAPIEMPAETEQEFEFAAIYAYNSAFEDVDPDSYEVAVFSYVGHRRLAQVDGRSSWLSLGGLFS encoded by the coding sequence ATGCAACGAAGGCGCGTGTTATCCGCCGCCGGGACCGGCCTCGTACTGGGTGTTGCCGGGTGTCTCGACGGCGGACCGACGTCGGGTGAGGGTGACGCGGACGACGAAACGGAGCCGGACAACGAGAGCGAGTTCGACGACGAACCGGGCGACGACGTGGCGGATGACGCCGACGACGTGGCGAATGACGACGGCGCCGATGATGCGGAAACCGACGACAGCGACGACGCCAGCGACGACGAAGCCGAGAACGACGGAAACGGGGACGACGAGGGCACCGGAGACGGGGACGAACCCGACGCCAGCGACGACGCCGCGTCGGACGACGAATCCGACGACGCCGCGTCGGACGACGAATCCGACGACACCAGCGATGGCGAGGAAGCGGACGACGGGGCCGACGACGCCGGCGACGACGAGGGAGCGGACGACGGCGAAACGTACACGCTCACGGTTACCATCGTCGACTCGACGTCGGAGGTGCCGCTCGAGGGAACCGTCGACGTCGCGGGCGAGACGCGAGAGACGGATTCGGACGGGCAGGCGACGTTCGGCCTCGAGAGCGGTAGCTACACCGTGACGGCGAGTTCGGAGGTGTACCAGGACTCGATCGTCGACGTCGACCTCGAGGGCGACGAGTCGATCACGATGGCGCTCCTCCCGGCGGAAGCCGAACTCGAGATCACGGACCACGAACTCAGCCAGGAGACGGTCTCCGGCGAGGAAGCGTACGTGGTTCGGGGCACCGTCGCCAACACCGGGACGGTCGACTCCGAGGACGTCGTCATCGAGGTCGTCCTCTACGACGCCGACGGAACCCGGCTCCACGAGCGCTACTCGGCGCCGATCGAGATGCCCGCCGAGACCGAACAGGAGTTCGAGTTCGCGGCGATCTACGCCTACAACTCGGCGTTCGAGGACGTCGATCCCGATAGCTACGAGGTCGCCGTCTTCTCTTACGTCGGCCACCGGCGACTGGCGCAGGTCGACGGCCGGTCCTCCTGGCTCTCGCTCGGCGGGCTCTTCTCCTGA